From a single Sphaeramia orbicularis chromosome 4, fSphaOr1.1, whole genome shotgun sequence genomic region:
- the shroom2a gene encoding protein Shroom2 isoform X8, with product MLVFDETFMRRNEPISRPHSWHSTKFNDSQSETAKTQSPPTPVWHTRYDASSSSADLSTGWEQTNLRRVSDQFSSHGSMDSLEHVSHPYPAGHLSPAKSNNSMEHLGGGKRDSAYSSFSTSSGTPDYTLSKSNAASTENVLYKVNQWDAGGKHSNNRNSQNLMEGVRQDERVAYFQMPGCDQTEDQAGSRHSTSSRSSYGPVWHVPEKKKTASPSPPPPAPPARSDSFAATKVHERGLIIAHPEGPDPHGKTSTENRRSYNLSPKNDDSFYSSSDKCVHNQFSSNKQHSLSSSDVRQGQTHHQRHSDKSTFYSQPWTTSVPKPQNVGGYYSSMQELPTNGSAQHFGQNHRRNLSTSLSITATDQNTDSGHSRYYCVTTCQPGQQPFSSSKPDDRKSDVGQTGTERNSLSPQTVSKVKYNLAQQQHSSQSKDSNGYSKHQVTTVVETCVPKHDDRGNQGGHNTQSAEYMTYLPGRQSEQRRSFPLQHRESSQDPRHQVNSKICPQATPILHSLSIDAADTNSEESLENKQVRRTERFATTLRNEIQMRRAKLQKSKSAAALPDTEGENEDDHNVWKSTECTTPTSADGSFSTTYKDHLKEAQARVLKATSFRRKDLEPVLHEHHSAETSSNYTSITMVRKDPLPTVSESVRSKSGPTTSQVTRIGSRKRFSTEKKVKSFSEPDKIHEVGMKEDIAHSENLGSSLDQQMPSESGKPAFPCYSPPQNDTKNPSENKGQGLAFTRENEDTLTDIKSRPAPPTEYPEKVQGGSTSAHKQSLLEHQRLGTFAEYEARWNIQKKAPETKASGRYRSADNILDPGTDERTKTTCYHERSRSSPSADIYAQKFPVPARKSETEYSQTESSKPAEQLSAATGFPDRGPADCKVRDKPVEFEPYSAPPPSPMTGSNPDCRHRAAPSTVNPRPTSVSHSLTDSEDHSRTEPPPPPPPPPGPRRKPSVPPPKCPEITPSLCDSHEPFTGSQSKVFTHSNPNSAPLPTHSPKGDSEQGKGLVDKGQGAVHQLVTSNPQSASSPPASSHRPSGLSSMEAQRSPSPQFSPQRLSDKPPVSLQDEDSNRMEHVIENQNTAVKKVPIRIVHSEGVAEKENCPFLRHTDSPAAEAEGPTIPRLGSLGAAGQDSVFCAFTRQKDPDSTSASQTHPKPQRDAYMTTISSNSQFTDESNQTPVTSGLTEEDQKREELARDIMGKDKSLADILDQSKMKTTMDLMEGIFPEGNQLIEGAQQRRKASPKQTAPRPTEEREKEDSMAAVTMVTSATYYSTSAPKAELLIKMKDMQEQEEDSEDELDIDLANKKQELIDSLSKKLQVLREARESLQEDIMDNNALGDEVEVQVQQVCKPNELDKFRMFVGDLDKVVSLLLSLSGRLARVENALNSQEEDTTPEERRTLIEKRKLLIRQHEDAKELKENLDRRERVVYDILANYLPEDSLTDYEHFVKMKSALIIEQRKLEDKIKLGEEQLKCLMDSLPIEQRLSL from the exons ACGGAACGAACCCATAAGCAGGCCTCACTCCTGGCACTCAACCAAGTTCAACGATAGCCAATCGGAGACTGCCAAAACACAGTCCCCACCCACACCAGTCTGGCACACCAGATATGATGCAAG CTCATCCTCAGCTGATCTCTCCACTGGCTGGGAGCAGACAAACCTGCGCAGAGTGTCTGACCAGTTCAGCTCTCATGGCAGTATGGACAGTCTAGAGCATGTGTCACACCCTTACCCTGCTGGTCACCTGTCGCCTGCCAAGTCTAACAACAGTATGGAGCACCTTGGAGGAGGGAAAAGAGACTCGGCATACAGCTCCTTCTCCACCAGTTCTGGCACACCTGACTATACACTCTCAAAGAGCAATGCTGCTTCAACAGAGAATGTGCTGTATAAAGTCAATCAATGGGACGCAGGAGGAAAGCACAGCAACAACAGAAACAGCCAGAATCTGATGGAGGGAGTGAGACAAGATGAGAGAGTGGCATACTTTCAGATGCCAGGCTGCGATCAGACTGAAGACCAGGCTGGATCCCGTCACTCCACTTCCAGTAGATCCAGCTATGGACCAGTTTGGCATGtccctgaaaaaaagaaaactgcctCCCCCTCCCCACCGCCCCCAGCTCCACCTGCACGCAGCGATAGCTTCGCTGCCACAAAGGTACATGAAAGAGGCCTCATAATAGCTCACCCCGAAGGACCTGATCCACATGGAAAGACCTCAACTGAAAACCGCCGCAGCTACAATCTATCCCCGAAAAACGACGACAGTTTCTACAGTTCTTCTGATAAATGTGTCCACAACCAGTTCAGTTCTAACAAGCAGCACTCCCTGTCCAGCAGCGATGTTCGGCAAGGTCAGACTCACCATCAGAGACACAGTGACAAAAGCACTTTCTATTCACAGCCTTGGACAACATCTGTACCAAAGCCACAGAATGTAGGTGGCTACTATTCTAGCATGCAGGAACTGCCCACTAATGGTTCTGCTCAACACTTTGGTCAGAACCATAGAAGAAACTTGAGCACCTCCCTGTCTATAACTGCAACCGATCAAAACactgacagcggacacagccgaTATTACTGTGTCACAACGTGTCAGCCCGGACAGCAGCCATTTTCTTCAAGCAAACCAGATGACAGGAAAAGTGATGTGGGACAGACTGGTACAGAGCGTAACTCTCTGAGTCCACAGACGGTCAGCAAAGTAAAGTATAATCTGGCCCAGCAACAGCACTCCTCACAAAGTAAAGACAGTAATGGATACAGTAAGCACCAAGTTACCACTGTAGTAGAAACCTGTGTACCTAAACATGACGACAGAGGAAACCAGGGAGGGCACAACACACAAAGCGCAGAGTACATGACTTATCTTCCTGGTAGACAGTCAGAACAGCGGCGGTCTTTCCCACTGCAGCACAGGGAATCGTCCCAAGACCCAAGACATCAAGTAAACAGTAAGATCTGCCCACAGGCAACCCCAATTCTTCATTCTCTGTCCATAGATGCCGCTGACACAAACTCTGAAGAGTCCCTTGAGAACAAGCAGGTGAGGCGCACTGAGCGCTTTGCCACTACATTAAGGAATGAAATTCAGATGAGAAGAGCCAAGTTGCAGAAAAGTAAAAGTGCAGCTGCCCTCCCTGATACAGAAGGTGAGAATGAAGATGATCACAATGTGTGGAAATCCACCGAATGCACAACCCCGACCTCCGCTGATGGCTCCTTCAGCACCACCTACAAGGATCATTTGAAGGAAGCACAAGCCAGGGTGCTAAAGGCTACCTCTTTCAGGAGAAAAGACCTGGAGCCTGTCTTACATGAGCATCATTCTGCAGAGACTTCTTCTAACTATACATCCATAACAATGGTACGTAAAGACCCTCTGCCAACTGTCTCAGAGTCTGTAAGGAGTAAGTCGGGTCCAACCACCAGTCAGGTTACTCGCATAGGCAGCCGAAAACGGTTCTCtacagaaaaaaaggtcaaatcttTCTCCGAGCCTGACAAAATTCATGAAGTTGGCATGAAAGAGGATATTGCTCACAGTGAAAATTTAGGCTCCTCACTAGACCAGCAGATGCCCTCTGAAAGTGGCAAACCAGCGTTCCCCTGTTACAGTCCCCCCCAAAATGACACCAAGAACCCCTCCGAAAACAAGGGCCAGGGTCTGGCATTTACAAGGGAAAATGAAGATACATTGACGGACATCAAGAGTAGACCCGCTCCACCTACAGAGTATCCTGAGAAGGTCCAAGGAGGCTCTACCTCTGCACATAAGCAGTCTCTCCTTGAGCATCAGAGGCTAGGCACCTTCGCTGAGTATGAGGCCAGGTGGAATATACAAAAGAAAGCTCCAGAAACTAAAGCCTCAGGGCGATACAGGTCAGCTGATAACATCCTGGATCCAGGAACAGATGAAAGAACAAAAACCACCTGTTACCACGAGAGATCTCGGTCCTCTCCTTCTGCCGACATTTATGCACAG AAGTTTCCTGTTCCAGCAAGAAAGTCTGAGACAGAATATTCCCAGACGGAGAGCAGTAAACCTGCTGAACAGCTCAGTGCTGCCACAGG GTTCCCTGACAGAGGGCCTGCTGACTGTAAAGTAAGAGACAAGCCTGTGGAGTTTGAGCCTTACTCAGCGCCACCCCCTTCGCCCATGACAGGATCCAACCCCGACTGCAGACACAGAGCTGCCCCTTCCACTGTGAACCCTAGACCCACATCTGTCTCCCACAGTCTCACAGACTCTGAGGACCACAGCCGTACCGAGCCACCGCCACCGCCACCGCCGCCCCCTGGACCGAGGAGGAAACCCTCAGTGCCCCCACCCAAATGCCCAGAGATCACCCCCTCTCTCTGTGACTCCCACGAGCCTTTCACTGGTTCCCAGAGCAAAGTCTTCACCCACAGTAATCCTAACTCCGCCCCCCTCCCCACCCACTCTCCAAAGGGAGATTCGGAGCAGGGCAAAGGACTCGTGGACAAAGGACAAGGGGCAGTGCATCAGCTGGTGACATCCAATCCTCAGTCTGCCTCCTCTcccccggcttcctcccacagacCTTCAGGGCTGAGCAGTATGGAGGCGCAGCGCTCACCCTCTCCACAGTTTTCCCCGCAGAGACTCAGTGACAAGCCTCCAGTCTCCCTGCAGGATGAAGACTCAAACAG GATGGAGCATGTGATAGAAAATCAAAATACTGCAGTGAAGAAGGTACCCATTAGGATCGTCCACTCAGAGGGGGTCGCAGAGAAGGAGAATTGTCCATTTTTGCGGCACACTGACTCTCCTGCGGCTGAGGCTGAAGGCCCCACTATACCCAGACTCGGCAGCCTGGGAGCTGCAGGGCAGGACTCGGTTTTCTGCGCCTTCACACGGCAGAAAGATCCTGACAGTACATCTGCCAGTCAGACACACCCAAAGCCCCAGAGAGACGCGTACATGACCACCATCAGCAGCAACAGCCAGTTTACAGACGAGTCCAACCAGACTCCTGTAACCTCAGGACTCACTGAGGAGGATCAGAAGAGAGAGGAGCTGGCCAGGGACATCATGGGCAAGGACAAGTCACTCGCTGACATTCTGGATCAGAGCAAGATGAAGACCACCATGGATCTGATGGAGGGCATCTTCCCTGAGGGGAACCAGCTGATAGAGGGGGCTCAACAGCGCAGGAAGGCTTCTCCGAAACAAACAGCCCCTAGACCTACAGAGGAAAG GGAAAAGGAGGACAGTATGGCTGCTGTCACCATGGTGACAAGTGCTACATATTACAGCACATCTGCTCCCAAGGCTGAGCTCCTTATCAAGATGAAGGACAtgcaggagcaggaggaagacTCTGAAGACGAATTGGACATTGATCTGGCAAACAAAAAG CAAGAGCTGATTGACAGCCTCAGCAAGAAGCTTCAGGTGTTGCGGGAGGCACGGGAGAGTCTTCAGGAGGACATCATGGACAACAACGCACTGGGAGATGAAGTGGAGGTCCAAGTCCAACAGGTCTGCAAACCCAATGAGCTGGATAAGTTCAGGATGTTTGTCGGGGACCTGGATAAGGTGGTTAGCCTGCTGCTGTCTTTGTCGGGCCGTCTGGCTCGAGTGGAAAACGCCCTCAACAGTCAGGAGGAGGACACTACACCTGAGGAGAGG CGTACATTGATTGAGAAGAGGAAGTTGTTGATTCGACAGCATGAGGATGCCAAGGAGCTCAAGGAGAACCTGGACCGTAGGGAGCGTGTGGTTTATGACATTCTGGCCAACTATCTGCCAGAAGACAGCCTTACAGACTACGAGCACTTTGTCAAGATGAAGTCTGCGCTCATCATCGAGCAGCGCAAGCTTGAGGACAAAATTAAACTGGGCGAGGAGCAACTCAAGTGTCTGATGGACAGTCTGCCGATAGAACAGAGGCTGTCATTGTAA
- the shroom2a gene encoding protein Shroom2 isoform X6: MLVFDETFMRKMKMVDIVAHKMPSENDVHVARSFLTKILRSSMRKNRFKGRNEPISRPHSWHSTKFNDSQSETAKTQSPPTPVWHTRYDASSSSADLSTGWEQTNLRRVSDQFSSHGSMDSLEHVSHPYPAGHLSPAKSNNSMEHLGGGKRDSAYSSFSTSSGTPDYTLSKSNAASTENVLYKVNQWDAGGKHSNNRNSQNLMEGVRQDERVAYFQMPGCDQTEDQAGSRHSTSSRSSYGPVWHVPEKKKTASPSPPPPAPPARSDSFAATKVHERGLIIAHPEGPDPHGKTSTENRRSYNLSPKNDDSFYSSSDKCVHNQFSSNKQHSLSSSDVRQGQTHHQRHSDKSTFYSQPWTTSVPKPQNVGGYYSSMQELPTNGSAQHFGQNHRRNLSTSLSITATDQNTDSGHSRYYCVTTCQPGQQPFSSSKPDDRKSDVGQTGTERNSLSPQTVSKVKYNLAQQQHSSQSKDSNGYSKHQVTTVVETCVPKHDDRGNQGGHNTQSAEYMTYLPGRQSEQRRSFPLQHRESSQDPRHQVNSKICPQATPILHSLSIDAADTNSEESLENKQVRRTERFATTLRNEIQMRRAKLQKSKSAAALPDTEGENEDDHNVWKSTECTTPTSADGSFSTTYKDHLKEAQARVLKATSFRRKDLEPVLHEHHSAETSSNYTSITMVRKDPLPTVSESVRSKSGPTTSQVTRIGSRKRFSTEKKVKSFSEPDKIHEVGMKEDIAHSENLGSSLDQQMPSESGKPAFPCYSPPQNDTKNPSENKGQGLAFTRENEDTLTDIKSRPAPPTEYPEKVQGGSTSAHKQSLLEHQRLGTFAEYEARWNIQKKAPETKASGRYRSADNILDPGTDERTKTTCYHERSRSSPSADIYAQKFPVPARKSETEYSQTESSKPAEQLSAATGFPDRGPADCKVRDKPVEFEPYSAPPPSPMTGSNPDCRHRAAPSTVNPRPTSVSHSLTDSEDHSRTEPPPPPPPPPGPRRKPSVPPPKCPEITPSLCDSHEPFTGSQSKVFTHSNPNSAPLPTHSPKGDSEQGKGLVDKGQGAVHQLVTSNPQSASSPPASSHRPSGLSSMEAQRSPSPQFSPQRLSDKPPVSLQDEDSNRMEHVIENQNTAVKKVPIRIVHSEGVAEKENCPFLRHTDSPAAEAEGPTIPRLGSLGAAGQDSVFCAFTRQKDPDSTSASQTHPKPQRDAYMTTISSNSQFTDESNQTPVTSGLTEEDQKREELARDIMGKDKSLADILDQSKMKTTMDLMEGIFPEGNQLIEGAQQRRKASPKQTAPRPTEEREKEDSMAAVTMVTSATYYSTSAPKAELLIKMKDMQEQEEDSEDELDIDLANKKQELIDSLSKKLQVLREARESLQEDIMDNNALGDEVEVQVQQVCKPNELDKFRMFVGDLDKVVSLLLSLSGRLARVENALNSQEEDTTPEERRTLIEKRKLLIRQHEDAKELKENLDRRERVVYDILANYLPEDSLTDYEHFVKMKSALIIEQRKLEDKIKLGEEQLKCLMDSLPIEQRLSL, from the exons gaaaatgaaaatggtggatATTGTAGCTCACAAAATGCCCTCAGAGAATGACGTGCATGTGGCGAGAAGCTTTCTTACGAAGATTTTGCGAAGTTCAATGAG AAAGAACCGTTTTAAAGG ACGGAACGAACCCATAAGCAGGCCTCACTCCTGGCACTCAACCAAGTTCAACGATAGCCAATCGGAGACTGCCAAAACACAGTCCCCACCCACACCAGTCTGGCACACCAGATATGATGCAAG CTCATCCTCAGCTGATCTCTCCACTGGCTGGGAGCAGACAAACCTGCGCAGAGTGTCTGACCAGTTCAGCTCTCATGGCAGTATGGACAGTCTAGAGCATGTGTCACACCCTTACCCTGCTGGTCACCTGTCGCCTGCCAAGTCTAACAACAGTATGGAGCACCTTGGAGGAGGGAAAAGAGACTCGGCATACAGCTCCTTCTCCACCAGTTCTGGCACACCTGACTATACACTCTCAAAGAGCAATGCTGCTTCAACAGAGAATGTGCTGTATAAAGTCAATCAATGGGACGCAGGAGGAAAGCACAGCAACAACAGAAACAGCCAGAATCTGATGGAGGGAGTGAGACAAGATGAGAGAGTGGCATACTTTCAGATGCCAGGCTGCGATCAGACTGAAGACCAGGCTGGATCCCGTCACTCCACTTCCAGTAGATCCAGCTATGGACCAGTTTGGCATGtccctgaaaaaaagaaaactgcctCCCCCTCCCCACCGCCCCCAGCTCCACCTGCACGCAGCGATAGCTTCGCTGCCACAAAGGTACATGAAAGAGGCCTCATAATAGCTCACCCCGAAGGACCTGATCCACATGGAAAGACCTCAACTGAAAACCGCCGCAGCTACAATCTATCCCCGAAAAACGACGACAGTTTCTACAGTTCTTCTGATAAATGTGTCCACAACCAGTTCAGTTCTAACAAGCAGCACTCCCTGTCCAGCAGCGATGTTCGGCAAGGTCAGACTCACCATCAGAGACACAGTGACAAAAGCACTTTCTATTCACAGCCTTGGACAACATCTGTACCAAAGCCACAGAATGTAGGTGGCTACTATTCTAGCATGCAGGAACTGCCCACTAATGGTTCTGCTCAACACTTTGGTCAGAACCATAGAAGAAACTTGAGCACCTCCCTGTCTATAACTGCAACCGATCAAAACactgacagcggacacagccgaTATTACTGTGTCACAACGTGTCAGCCCGGACAGCAGCCATTTTCTTCAAGCAAACCAGATGACAGGAAAAGTGATGTGGGACAGACTGGTACAGAGCGTAACTCTCTGAGTCCACAGACGGTCAGCAAAGTAAAGTATAATCTGGCCCAGCAACAGCACTCCTCACAAAGTAAAGACAGTAATGGATACAGTAAGCACCAAGTTACCACTGTAGTAGAAACCTGTGTACCTAAACATGACGACAGAGGAAACCAGGGAGGGCACAACACACAAAGCGCAGAGTACATGACTTATCTTCCTGGTAGACAGTCAGAACAGCGGCGGTCTTTCCCACTGCAGCACAGGGAATCGTCCCAAGACCCAAGACATCAAGTAAACAGTAAGATCTGCCCACAGGCAACCCCAATTCTTCATTCTCTGTCCATAGATGCCGCTGACACAAACTCTGAAGAGTCCCTTGAGAACAAGCAGGTGAGGCGCACTGAGCGCTTTGCCACTACATTAAGGAATGAAATTCAGATGAGAAGAGCCAAGTTGCAGAAAAGTAAAAGTGCAGCTGCCCTCCCTGATACAGAAGGTGAGAATGAAGATGATCACAATGTGTGGAAATCCACCGAATGCACAACCCCGACCTCCGCTGATGGCTCCTTCAGCACCACCTACAAGGATCATTTGAAGGAAGCACAAGCCAGGGTGCTAAAGGCTACCTCTTTCAGGAGAAAAGACCTGGAGCCTGTCTTACATGAGCATCATTCTGCAGAGACTTCTTCTAACTATACATCCATAACAATGGTACGTAAAGACCCTCTGCCAACTGTCTCAGAGTCTGTAAGGAGTAAGTCGGGTCCAACCACCAGTCAGGTTACTCGCATAGGCAGCCGAAAACGGTTCTCtacagaaaaaaaggtcaaatcttTCTCCGAGCCTGACAAAATTCATGAAGTTGGCATGAAAGAGGATATTGCTCACAGTGAAAATTTAGGCTCCTCACTAGACCAGCAGATGCCCTCTGAAAGTGGCAAACCAGCGTTCCCCTGTTACAGTCCCCCCCAAAATGACACCAAGAACCCCTCCGAAAACAAGGGCCAGGGTCTGGCATTTACAAGGGAAAATGAAGATACATTGACGGACATCAAGAGTAGACCCGCTCCACCTACAGAGTATCCTGAGAAGGTCCAAGGAGGCTCTACCTCTGCACATAAGCAGTCTCTCCTTGAGCATCAGAGGCTAGGCACCTTCGCTGAGTATGAGGCCAGGTGGAATATACAAAAGAAAGCTCCAGAAACTAAAGCCTCAGGGCGATACAGGTCAGCTGATAACATCCTGGATCCAGGAACAGATGAAAGAACAAAAACCACCTGTTACCACGAGAGATCTCGGTCCTCTCCTTCTGCCGACATTTATGCACAG AAGTTTCCTGTTCCAGCAAGAAAGTCTGAGACAGAATATTCCCAGACGGAGAGCAGTAAACCTGCTGAACAGCTCAGTGCTGCCACAGG GTTCCCTGACAGAGGGCCTGCTGACTGTAAAGTAAGAGACAAGCCTGTGGAGTTTGAGCCTTACTCAGCGCCACCCCCTTCGCCCATGACAGGATCCAACCCCGACTGCAGACACAGAGCTGCCCCTTCCACTGTGAACCCTAGACCCACATCTGTCTCCCACAGTCTCACAGACTCTGAGGACCACAGCCGTACCGAGCCACCGCCACCGCCACCGCCGCCCCCTGGACCGAGGAGGAAACCCTCAGTGCCCCCACCCAAATGCCCAGAGATCACCCCCTCTCTCTGTGACTCCCACGAGCCTTTCACTGGTTCCCAGAGCAAAGTCTTCACCCACAGTAATCCTAACTCCGCCCCCCTCCCCACCCACTCTCCAAAGGGAGATTCGGAGCAGGGCAAAGGACTCGTGGACAAAGGACAAGGGGCAGTGCATCAGCTGGTGACATCCAATCCTCAGTCTGCCTCCTCTcccccggcttcctcccacagacCTTCAGGGCTGAGCAGTATGGAGGCGCAGCGCTCACCCTCTCCACAGTTTTCCCCGCAGAGACTCAGTGACAAGCCTCCAGTCTCCCTGCAGGATGAAGACTCAAACAG GATGGAGCATGTGATAGAAAATCAAAATACTGCAGTGAAGAAGGTACCCATTAGGATCGTCCACTCAGAGGGGGTCGCAGAGAAGGAGAATTGTCCATTTTTGCGGCACACTGACTCTCCTGCGGCTGAGGCTGAAGGCCCCACTATACCCAGACTCGGCAGCCTGGGAGCTGCAGGGCAGGACTCGGTTTTCTGCGCCTTCACACGGCAGAAAGATCCTGACAGTACATCTGCCAGTCAGACACACCCAAAGCCCCAGAGAGACGCGTACATGACCACCATCAGCAGCAACAGCCAGTTTACAGACGAGTCCAACCAGACTCCTGTAACCTCAGGACTCACTGAGGAGGATCAGAAGAGAGAGGAGCTGGCCAGGGACATCATGGGCAAGGACAAGTCACTCGCTGACATTCTGGATCAGAGCAAGATGAAGACCACCATGGATCTGATGGAGGGCATCTTCCCTGAGGGGAACCAGCTGATAGAGGGGGCTCAACAGCGCAGGAAGGCTTCTCCGAAACAAACAGCCCCTAGACCTACAGAGGAAAG GGAAAAGGAGGACAGTATGGCTGCTGTCACCATGGTGACAAGTGCTACATATTACAGCACATCTGCTCCCAAGGCTGAGCTCCTTATCAAGATGAAGGACAtgcaggagcaggaggaagacTCTGAAGACGAATTGGACATTGATCTGGCAAACAAAAAG CAAGAGCTGATTGACAGCCTCAGCAAGAAGCTTCAGGTGTTGCGGGAGGCACGGGAGAGTCTTCAGGAGGACATCATGGACAACAACGCACTGGGAGATGAAGTGGAGGTCCAAGTCCAACAGGTCTGCAAACCCAATGAGCTGGATAAGTTCAGGATGTTTGTCGGGGACCTGGATAAGGTGGTTAGCCTGCTGCTGTCTTTGTCGGGCCGTCTGGCTCGAGTGGAAAACGCCCTCAACAGTCAGGAGGAGGACACTACACCTGAGGAGAGG CGTACATTGATTGAGAAGAGGAAGTTGTTGATTCGACAGCATGAGGATGCCAAGGAGCTCAAGGAGAACCTGGACCGTAGGGAGCGTGTGGTTTATGACATTCTGGCCAACTATCTGCCAGAAGACAGCCTTACAGACTACGAGCACTTTGTCAAGATGAAGTCTGCGCTCATCATCGAGCAGCGCAAGCTTGAGGACAAAATTAAACTGGGCGAGGAGCAACTCAAGTGTCTGATGGACAGTCTGCCGATAGAACAGAGGCTGTCATTGTAA